Proteins found in one Miscanthus floridulus cultivar M001 chromosome 4, ASM1932011v1, whole genome shotgun sequence genomic segment:
- the LOC136548967 gene encoding uncharacterized protein: protein MEELGLKKEDLTPMDSSFWGIILGKASLPLGHITLTVQFGTAKHFRIDYINFLIANFNTGYHAILSRLALAKFMVMPYYTYLVLKMSTEQGVLSLRANLNAAYNYENEIFTLAEATDISIRM from the coding sequence ATGGAAGAGCTAGGGCTCAAGAAGGAAGACCTCACTCCCATGGACTCATCGTTCTGGGGAATCATTCTCGGGAAGGCATCCCTACCACTGGGACATATTACGCTGACAGTTCAATTCGGCACCGCTAAGCATTTTCGCATCGATTACATCAACTTCCTCATCGCCAATTTCAACACTGGGTACCATGCCATCCTTAGCCGACTAgctcttgccaagttcatggtcatgccgTACTATACGTACCTAGTGCTAAAAATGTCGACAGAGCAGGGGGTCCTCTCCCTGCGCGCCAACCTCAATGCCGCCTACAACTATGAGAATGAAATCTTCACGCTCGCCGAGGCAACTGACATCTCCATCCGCATGTAG